In Nitrosospira briensis C-128, a genomic segment contains:
- a CDS encoding DsbE family thiol:disulfide interchange protein, whose protein sequence is MTRFLLPLAAFIVLVAFLLIGLNLNPRQVPSPLIGKPAPEFRLEQLHESEKMLTSKDNLGKVWLLNVWASWCVSCREEHPVLVELAKSGIVPVYGLNYKDERDLALQWLRQFGDPYTASARDPEGRTGIDYGVYGVPETYVIDKNGVIRYKQIGPVTVEALETKILPLVKELQG, encoded by the coding sequence ATGACGCGTTTCCTGCTGCCGCTGGCGGCATTCATTGTCCTTGTCGCGTTTCTGCTTATTGGCCTGAATCTCAATCCCCGGCAGGTTCCTTCGCCATTAATCGGAAAACCGGCCCCTGAATTCCGTCTGGAGCAATTGCACGAATCGGAAAAGATGCTGACGTCCAAAGACAATCTTGGCAAGGTATGGCTGCTGAACGTATGGGCTTCGTGGTGTGTCTCATGCCGCGAGGAGCATCCAGTATTGGTTGAGCTGGCCAAGTCGGGAATAGTCCCGGTCTACGGCCTCAACTACAAGGATGAGCGCGACCTGGCCTTGCAGTGGCTCAGGCAATTCGGCGACCCCTACACCGCAAGTGCCAGAGATCCGGAAGGGAGGACAGGCATAGATTATGGTGTATATGGCGTTCCGGAAACTTATGTCATCGATAAAAACGGAGTCATCCGTTACAAACAGATTGGTCCGGTAACGGTGGAAGCACTTGAAACGAAAATTCTGCCGCTGGTGAAGGAGTTGCAGGGATGA
- a CDS encoding cytochrome c-type biogenesis protein, translated as MSFVSMKKLALLLALMLLVPYGWAKEAAPVAEDPEIERRMIALSEDLRCLVCQNESLAGSRADFANDLRREIREQMHANKSDKEIVDFLVARYGDFVLYRPPVKPSTMFLWFGPFFFLLIGAVLLVVYLKRRRNQIEEPMLSEQQRQQAESLLKESKGNNA; from the coding sequence ATGAGTTTTGTCAGTATGAAAAAGCTCGCCTTGTTGCTCGCCCTGATGCTTCTGGTGCCTTACGGCTGGGCCAAGGAAGCAGCGCCGGTGGCAGAAGATCCCGAGATCGAGCGGCGCATGATCGCGTTGTCCGAAGATCTACGCTGCCTCGTATGCCAAAACGAATCCCTGGCGGGTTCACGGGCTGATTTTGCCAATGACCTGCGGCGCGAAATTCGCGAACAGATGCATGCAAACAAAAGCGACAAGGAGATTGTCGACTTTCTCGTGGCACGTTATGGTGATTTTGTACTCTATCGCCCTCCAGTCAAACCTTCGACCATGTTCTTATGGTTCGGTCCGTTTTTCTTTCTTCTGATTGGGGCGGTACTACTGGTCGTTTATCTCAAGCGCCGCCGCAATCAGATTGAAGAACCAATGCTATCCGAACAACAACGCCAGCAGGCTGAGTCCCTGCTAAAGGAAAGCAAGGGTAATAACGCATGA